In Anomalospiza imberbis isolate Cuckoo-Finch-1a 21T00152 chromosome 10, ASM3175350v1, whole genome shotgun sequence, the following proteins share a genomic window:
- the MCCC1 gene encoding methylcrotonoyl-CoA carboxylase subunit alpha, mitochondrial isoform X2 — protein sequence MRTAKKMGVKSVAVYSEADRNSMHVAMADEAYCIGPPPSQQSYLAMEKILQVAKVSAAQAIHPGYGFLSENTEFAELCKQQGIIFIGPPSSAIRDMGIKSTSKAIMSAAGVPVVEGYHGEDQSDECLKEHARRIGYPVMIKAVRGGGGKGMRIAHSEKEFLDQLESARREAKKSFNDDAMLIEKFVDKPRHVEVQVFGDQHGNAVYLFERDCSVQRRHQKIIEEAPGPGISPEVRRRLGEAAVKAAKAVNYVGAGTVEFIMDSQHNFYFMEMNTRLQVEHPVTEMITGTDLVEWQLRVAAGEKIPLMQEEILLQGHAFEARIYAEDPNNNFMPGAGPLLHLSTPPADRFTRIETGVRQGDEVSVHYDPMIAKLVVWAEDRQAALRKLRYSLHQYNIVGLSTNIDFLLSLSEHPQFEAGNVHTNFIPQHHDELFPAKKATPHEVMCQAALGLILKEKMLTDAFRDQSDDKFSPFASSTGRRINICYTRNLSLLDGENIVDVAVSYNQDGSYKMQDSCSILCMRMDLLWDK from the exons ATGCGAACAGCCAAGAAAATGGGGGTGAAGTCTGTGGCAGTTTATAGTGAAGCAGACAGGAATTCCATGCATGTTGCAATG GCAGATGAAGCATATTGCATTGGtccaccaccctcacagcagaGTTACTTGGCCATGGAGAAAATACTGCAGGTGGCCAAGGTCTCAGCAGCACAG gCTATTCATCCAGGTTATGGTTTCCTCTCGGAAAACACAGAGTTTGCAGAGCTGTGTAAGCAGCAGGGAATCATCTTCATAGGTCCTCCTTCATCTGCTATCAGAGATATGGGTATTAAAAG CACTTCCAAAGCTATAATGTCTGCTGCTGGCGTTCCTGTTGTTGAAGGTTATCATGGAGAAGATCAGTCTGATGAGTGTCTAAAGGAACATGCCAGGAGAATTGGATACCCAGTAATGATTAAAGCTGTCCGTGGGGGTGGAGGGAAG GGCATGAGGATTGCTCATTCAGAAAAGGAGTTTCTGGACCAACTAGAATCAGCAAGGAGAGAAGCAAAGAAGTCTTTTAATGATGATGCAATGCTGATTGAGAAATTTGTAGATAAACCAAG GCATGTTGAAGTCCAGGTATTTGGTGACCAGCATGGCAATGCAGTGTATTTATTTGAAAGAGACTGCAGTGTACAAAGGAGGCATCAGAAAATCATTGAAGAGGCACCAGGG CCAGGAATTAGTCCAGAGGTTCGAAGGAGACTTGGAGAAGCTGCTGTCAAAGCAGCTAAAGCAGTGAATTACGTGGGAGCAG GAACAGTCGAATTTATTATGGACTCCCAACATAATTTTTACTTCATGGAGATGAATACCAGGCTGCAAGTAGAGCACCCAGTCACAGAGATGATCACTGGAACAGACTTGGTGGAATGGCAGCTCAGG GTTGCAGCAGGAGAGAAGATTCCTCTAATGCAGGAAGAGATCCTGCTCCAGGGCCATGCATTTGAAGCTAGAATATATGCTGAAGACCCTAATAATAACTTTATGCCAGGAGCTGGGCCGCTGTTGCACTTATCCACCCCTCCAGCAGATCGTTTCACCAGGATAGAGACTGGAGTCAGGCAAG GTGATGAGGTTTCTGTGCATTATGACCCCATGATTGCAAAGCTGGTTGTTTGGGCTGAGGACCGGCAGGCAGCTCTCAGAAAGCTGCGCTACAGTTTGCACCAGTACAAT ATTGTAGGATTAAGCACTAATATTGATTTCTTACTGAGCCTGTCAGAACACCCACAGTTTGAGGCTGGAAATGTGCACACTAATTTCATTCCTCAACACCACGATGAACTATTTCCAGCCAAAAAGGCAACTCCACATGAAGTTATGTGTCAGGCAGCTCTAGGGCTCATACTGAAAGAGAAGATGCTAACAGATGCTTTCAGAGATCAGTCAGATG ATAAATTCTCACCATTTGCATCCAGCACTGGTAGAAGAATAAATATATGTTACACTAGAAATCTGTCTCTACTGGATGGGGAAAACA TTGTGGATGTAGCTGTGAGTTACAATCAAGATGGGTCATACAAAATGCAG GACTCCTGCTCTATTCTGTGCATGAGAATGGATCTCCTGTGGGATAAATAA